In the genome of Pediococcus claussenii ATCC BAA-344, one region contains:
- a CDS encoding helix-turn-helix domain-containing protein — translation MKKLGETIRKIRRLKGITQYEIYDGVVSRSFYSAFEHGKYEIKASAFLTFLERLEISLEEFKYIQNEYKSPQSIEIQKELFKHYYAGDIKFVKSFYETFRNSKNERVRLLSAQAYLYYYIAGSRKFKMTYEPLIPLKFHLTLMKNWTLVDVQLFVHTIFLFQDDVQDLINVFKQSYKVLNEYMDFDREKVVILREQINLNCLQTLLVNQDYKEAHDIFDLIGKDNLEKNDPIDALLYRKTSVLLFKLYFEDFEKAKCDLQKLLEFQVYLGMQVTDFKSLIRTHREHAEVHRKIN, via the coding sequence ATGAAAAAATTAGGAGAAACTATTCGTAAAATTCGTCGGTTAAAGGGAATTACACAGTATGAAATATATGATGGGGTAGTGTCACGGTCATTTTATTCAGCATTTGAACACGGAAAATATGAAATAAAGGCAAGCGCCTTTTTAACATTTTTAGAAAGATTAGAAATTTCATTAGAAGAATTTAAATATATTCAAAATGAGTATAAAAGTCCTCAATCAATTGAGATACAAAAAGAGTTATTTAAGCATTACTATGCCGGTGATATTAAATTTGTCAAAAGTTTCTATGAAACATTTAGAAATTCGAAAAATGAGCGTGTTCGCCTTCTTAGTGCTCAGGCATATTTATATTACTATATTGCTGGTTCAAGAAAATTTAAAATGACATATGAGCCGCTAATTCCTCTTAAATTCCACCTTACTTTGATGAAAAATTGGACATTAGTTGATGTTCAATTGTTTGTGCACACCATTTTTTTGTTTCAGGACGACGTACAAGATTTAATAAATGTTTTTAAACAGTCGTACAAGGTTCTTAATGAATATATGGATTTTGATAGAGAAAAGGTTGTAATTCTTCGAGAACAGATTAATTTAAATTGTTTGCAGACCCTATTAGTGAATCAAGATTATAAAGAAGCACACGATATATTTGATTTAATTGGCAAAGATAATTTGGAAAAAAATGATCCAATTGATGCTTTGCTTTACAGAAAAACCAGTGTTTTATTGTTTAAACTTTATTTTGAAGATTTTGAGAAGGCTAAGTGTGATCTTCAAAAATTACTCGAATTTCAAGTTTACCTCGGAATGCAGGTTACGGATTTTAAATCACTTATTAGAACGCACCGAGAGCATGCTGAAGTTCATAGAAAAATAAATTAG
- a CDS encoding MFS transporter — MELSTNHLTQTIKAVSSDFIGSISSTMLSFILGLYILNHYSSGIIFSVSQILGPFIGFLLWPLIGTIIDRFNHKKIILLSQLISIFGIIIFAQQIGKQNNLVSLFSLIILIQTSLYFINISYASSVSSMVEKRYIGRLNSLENIAKSLSNILGPILGGVLFSKVSITYFLWIECFSEIISLLITMSINFNIFSNKSINSSRPDTSIFSGFRYLKSNRTIRLLIFENTLSNVFTPVISIGIPIVAIQLLNINSSSFGSIEGISGLGLILGGILSFLSKKKISIRHIQFPLLFQSLTFLIPTTLFFSNSHWINFLILSMTYSLFAASINYFNIQFNTYQQTHVKTHLQGRVFTISLVLSQLFSPIGKIIFGILFTHPTMSKTVAIYISTFSLQLLVVSIFTIFLLKFHTTLAPKEYK, encoded by the coding sequence ATGGAACTTTCAACAAATCATTTAACCCAAACAATAAAAGCCGTAAGTTCTGATTTTATTGGATCCATCAGTAGCACCATGCTCTCGTTTATTTTGGGACTATATATTCTGAATCATTATTCATCAGGAATTATTTTTTCCGTATCTCAAATACTTGGGCCATTTATCGGTTTTCTTCTATGGCCTCTAATTGGAACAATTATTGATAGGTTTAATCACAAAAAAATAATTTTACTTTCTCAACTAATCAGCATCTTTGGAATAATTATTTTCGCACAACAAATTGGAAAACAAAATAATCTAGTTAGTTTATTCAGTCTTATTATTCTGATACAAACGAGTCTTTATTTTATCAACATTAGTTATGCTTCCTCTGTTTCATCAATGGTTGAAAAACGTTACATTGGAAGATTAAACTCACTAGAAAATATAGCTAAATCTTTATCCAACATTTTAGGCCCGATTTTAGGTGGAGTTTTATTTTCTAAAGTTTCGATCACATATTTTCTTTGGATTGAATGTTTCTCAGAAATAATCTCTTTACTAATTACTATGTCAATTAATTTCAATATATTTTCTAATAAGTCAATTAATTCTTCCAGACCAGACACCTCTATCTTTTCAGGATTTAGATATTTGAAGTCCAATCGAACCATTCGTCTATTAATATTTGAAAATACATTAAGCAACGTTTTCACACCCGTTATTAGTATTGGAATTCCAATAGTTGCTATTCAATTGTTAAACATCAATAGTTCAAGTTTTGGAAGCATTGAAGGAATATCCGGTTTAGGACTAATTTTAGGTGGAATATTATCTTTTTTATCAAAAAAGAAGATCTCAATTCGCCATATTCAATTTCCTTTACTTTTTCAAAGTTTAACATTTTTAATTCCAACAACTTTGTTCTTTAGCAATTCACATTGGATTAATTTCTTAATCTTAAGCATGACCTATTCATTGTTTGCAGCAAGCATTAACTATTTTAATATTCAATTTAATACCTATCAGCAAACACATGTAAAGACACATTTACAGGGAAGAGTTTTTACTATCTCACTTGTTCTTTCACAACTGTTTTCCCCAATTGGAAAAATTATCTTTGGAATTTTATTTACCCACCCAACGATGTCAAAAACAGTTGCTATTTATATAAGTACTTTCAGTCTTCAGCTTCTAGTTGTATCCATATTTACGATTTTTCTTCTTAAATTCCACACCACACTGGCCCCAAAAGAGTATAAATAA
- a CDS encoding TetR/AcrR family transcriptional regulator — protein MANNNVSVLFAESLNEMGVTEKQKGVLLASLELFSSKGFTQTSTRDIARMAGVSEGTVYKRFKTKDEILQAILKPFIEQVFPKIANEFTGSVINTDYAEFSDLLRNMVTDRLMFALDNQKQILIMAQEAFTNRKVLEGLDRQIIDLIQGPLGQTLAFYQAKGQLVKWQPGRILRYIFSTLLGYILPAVLTTPEVQLDITETVDEIMEFLLRGLTPDSGKQS, from the coding sequence ATGGCTAACAATAATGTTTCAGTGTTATTTGCCGAAAGTTTAAACGAGATGGGTGTAACTGAGAAGCAAAAGGGTGTTCTATTAGCTAGCTTGGAGTTGTTTTCTAGTAAGGGCTTCACACAGACCAGTACTCGTGATATTGCTAGAATGGCTGGAGTTTCGGAAGGAACGGTTTATAAACGTTTTAAGACAAAAGATGAAATTTTACAAGCAATTTTAAAACCGTTCATCGAACAAGTATTTCCTAAGATTGCAAATGAATTTACTGGATCGGTTATCAATACCGACTATGCTGAATTTAGCGATTTATTACGAAATATGGTAACTGACCGACTTATGTTTGCACTTGATAATCAAAAGCAAATACTGATTATGGCGCAAGAGGCTTTTACGAATCGCAAAGTTCTGGAAGGACTGGATAGACAAATTATTGACTTAATTCAAGGACCATTAGGGCAAACGTTGGCTTTTTACCAAGCAAAAGGACAGCTGGTTAAGTGGCAACCGGGACGAATTTTGAGATATATTTTTTCAACACTATTAGGATATATTTTACCGGCTGTATTGACCACACCAGAAGTTCAATTGGATATTACAGAAACAGTTGATGAGATTATGGAGTTCTTGTTGCGAGGGTTAACGCCTGATTCTGGAAAACAGTCTTAA
- a CDS encoding ABC transporter permease, with the protein MTETIKVTDLQQGYGKTIVLKNINLKVNSGEILGLIGPSGAGKTTLVSTIMGMLKPKHGSVTVLGKTMPNRELLAKIGFMAQNDALYTTLTARENLTFFGAMKNDHMKFHKVSNDDKAKTVIREHNYDGYLKQDGDKLTLTLANSDQSKSTIIKQSLTGAEAKLKGEAAGMAIKTQSKAIKAQATALKAQAAVIEKLQKTMAAANPSAKSGAATGSTAMAKMPEMKAPKTNNTNYTVKTHYLYGSSNSTFFDTLLPIMIGFVVFFFVFLISGIALLRERTTGTLYRLLATPIKRGEIITGYLTGYGIFALVQTTLIVGYSFFVFKIQILGSIWNVFLINILLAFVALALGLFISTFAASEFQMVQFIPIVVIPQVFFSGIIPISSMAGWLQPIAKIFPLYYGAGAMSNVIEKGYTIGQIAPDLLALVIFAAIFLILNLTFMRRYRQV; encoded by the coding sequence ATGACTGAAACAATTAAGGTTACGGATCTGCAACAGGGTTATGGTAAAACCATTGTTTTGAAAAATATTAATTTAAAAGTTAACAGCGGCGAAATCCTAGGACTAATCGGGCCAAGTGGAGCTGGTAAAACAACTTTAGTTAGCACAATTATGGGGATGTTAAAACCCAAACACGGTTCCGTTACGGTATTGGGTAAGACGATGCCAAATCGGGAGTTGTTAGCAAAAATTGGATTTATGGCACAAAATGATGCCTTATACACAACTTTAACGGCACGTGAGAATCTAACCTTTTTTGGTGCGATGAAAAATGATCATATGAAGTTTCATAAAGTTTCAAATGATGATAAAGCTAAAACCGTTATTCGGGAACATAATTATGATGGTTATCTAAAACAAGACGGCGACAAATTGACTTTGACGTTAGCAAATAGTGACCAAAGCAAGAGTACTATTATTAAGCAGAGTTTGACTGGTGCAGAAGCTAAGCTAAAGGGTGAAGCAGCTGGTATGGCGATTAAAACCCAGAGTAAGGCAATTAAGGCTCAAGCAACGGCGCTAAAAGCCCAAGCAGCCGTCATTGAAAAGCTCCAAAAAACAATGGCAGCAGCAAACCCGTCTGCTAAATCAGGTGCAGCAACTGGTTCCACTGCGATGGCAAAGATGCCGGAGATGAAGGCACCTAAAACTAATAACACCAACTATACTGTTAAAACACATTATCTATATGGTAGTAGTAATTCAACTTTCTTTGATACATTGTTACCAATTATGATTGGATTTGTAGTTTTCTTCTTTGTATTCTTAATTTCAGGAATCGCACTATTACGGGAGCGAACCACCGGAACGTTATATCGTTTGTTAGCAACGCCAATTAAACGTGGCGAAATTATCACCGGATACCTAACGGGTTATGGAATCTTTGCTTTGGTGCAAACAACGTTGATTGTTGGCTATAGTTTCTTTGTATTTAAAATTCAAATTCTGGGTAGTATTTGGAACGTTTTCTTGATTAACATCCTGTTAGCATTTGTGGCATTAGCACTGGGGTTATTCATTTCAACATTTGCGGCCTCAGAATTTCAAATGGTACAGTTCATTCCGATTGTTGTAATTCCACAAGTCTTCTTCTCAGGAATCATTCCAATCAGCTCAATGGCAGGATGGCTTCAACCAATTGCTAAAATTTTCCCACTGTACTACGGTGCCGGCGCAATGTCTAACGTAATTGAAAAGGGATATACCATTGGTCAGATTGCACCAGATCTGCTAGCTTTGGTAATCTTTGCAGCGATTTTCTTAATTCTTAACTTAACGTTTATGCGACGTTATCGTCAGGTTTAG
- a CDS encoding ECF transporter S component, which translates to MNNMANRLAVRDLTMTAMLIACTVVISRVFIIPIPLTHGNVNLSDAGVFIGALCLGPKKGGVIGALSGFLLDLISGYAQYMFFSLIVHGLEGVITGWLFQNRNSLRAKILSVIAGGLLMVLGYFIADSLLYSRATGLIGVPTNLFQGFIGGLVAIPLVPVIDKVRRRMEHVGLDH; encoded by the coding sequence ATGAATAACATGGCAAATCGTTTGGCAGTCCGTGATTTAACGATGACGGCCATGTTGATTGCTTGTACGGTAGTAATCAGTCGAGTCTTTATTATTCCAATTCCCCTTACACACGGAAATGTGAACTTGAGTGACGCCGGCGTATTTATTGGTGCACTCTGCCTCGGACCTAAAAAAGGTGGCGTGATTGGAGCTTTAAGTGGATTTTTGCTAGATTTAATCTCGGGCTATGCCCAGTACATGTTTTTTTCTCTAATTGTTCATGGGTTAGAAGGAGTTATCACAGGATGGTTGTTTCAAAATCGAAATAGTTTAAGAGCTAAAATTCTCAGTGTCATCGCTGGTGGGTTGCTAATGGTATTAGGATATTTTATTGCAGACAGCTTATTATACAGTCGAGCAACGGGGTTAATTGGAGTGCCTACAAATTTATTTCAAGGCTTTATAGGTGGCTTAGTAGCAATACCGCTTGTGCCAGTCATAGACAAGGTAAGACGAAGAATGGAACATGTTGGTTTAGATCATTGA
- a CDS encoding TIGR01440 family protein, with protein sequence MNNEQIKQELSEVLEDYFNKVTLPVGSVFVVGCSTSEILGSWKGTGSSLEVGKIVVETVQSFLKPRRLNLAVQGCEHINRALLLERQVAESHDFEQVSVVPAMHAGGGTQVAAYQNFENPVEVEHIVAAGGIDIGGTEIGMHVKFVQIPVRLEKRDVGEARVVGLSSRPKLIGGQRAQYEFTEKNLQDLK encoded by the coding sequence TTGAATAACGAACAGATTAAGCAAGAATTGTCAGAAGTTTTAGAAGATTATTTTAATAAAGTAACATTGCCAGTTGGTTCAGTATTTGTAGTAGGTTGCAGTACTAGTGAGATTTTAGGAAGCTGGAAAGGAACTGGTTCAAGCCTTGAAGTTGGTAAAATAGTTGTAGAAACTGTGCAAAGTTTTTTGAAACCAAGAAGATTAAACTTAGCAGTTCAAGGTTGTGAACATATTAACCGAGCTTTATTGCTAGAACGGCAAGTTGCAGAATCCCATGATTTTGAACAAGTTTCAGTGGTTCCGGCTATGCATGCAGGCGGTGGTACTCAGGTTGCAGCTTATCAGAACTTTGAGAATCCAGTTGAAGTGGAGCACATTGTTGCAGCTGGAGGAATTGATATTGGCGGAACGGAAATTGGAATGCACGTTAAATTTGTCCAAATTCCGGTTCGTTTAGAAAAACGAGATGTTGGAGAAGCGCGTGTGGTTGGTCTATCATCACGACCTAAACTAATTGGGGGTCAGCGTGCCCAGTATGAATTTACAGAAAAAAACTTACAAGATTTAAAGTGA
- a CDS encoding PfkB family carbohydrate kinase encodes MAHVEQNQEKKVIVAEDLSSLGSISMGIALPILATFGFTVVPVPTMLLSAQTEGFGKPEILDLHCWWKNSVQSWNKLGNLKLNAGLLGYLGSVEMIKVMQEFLDRDLVGMVVLDPAMADSGKLYAGFDANYVDAMRGLLGKANIVTPNITEAQLLADIKVGHYPTNDELIQLFDALQTVMKPNSQLIITGVHDTETISTVWLVNGHVKRFEQPKVTGHFDGTGDLFAAVLTGCLASNSLLEKSIEVASKVVRSTILKTSRKDQSSHYGLNVGCAINELQKQIEGLGENLE; translated from the coding sequence ATGGCACACGTTGAACAAAATCAAGAAAAAAAAGTAATCGTAGCGGAGGACTTATCTTCGTTGGGCTCAATTTCGATGGGGATTGCTTTGCCAATTTTAGCTACATTTGGATTTACAGTAGTACCTGTGCCAACAATGTTATTGTCGGCACAAACAGAGGGGTTTGGTAAACCTGAAATCTTAGATTTACACTGCTGGTGGAAAAATTCTGTTCAATCATGGAATAAGCTGGGTAATCTTAAACTAAACGCTGGTTTGTTAGGCTATCTTGGATCAGTTGAAATGATTAAGGTGATGCAAGAGTTTTTAGATAGAGACTTAGTTGGAATGGTCGTTTTAGATCCTGCAATGGCAGACTCTGGAAAGTTATATGCGGGTTTTGATGCGAACTATGTTGATGCGATGCGCGGTTTATTAGGCAAGGCCAATATTGTTACGCCCAATATCACGGAAGCACAATTGCTAGCAGATATTAAAGTGGGACACTATCCAACAAATGATGAACTGATCCAACTTTTCGACGCATTACAGACAGTTATGAAACCGAATAGCCAATTAATTATAACTGGTGTTCATGATACAGAAACTATTAGTACAGTTTGGTTAGTAAATGGACATGTTAAGCGGTTTGAGCAACCAAAGGTGACGGGGCATTTTGATGGAACGGGCGATTTATTTGCGGCCGTTTTAACAGGATGTTTAGCTAGTAATAGTTTACTGGAAAAATCCATTGAAGTGGCTTCTAAAGTTGTCCGAAGTACAATCTTAAAAACCAGTCGCAAGGATCAAAGCTCTCATTATGGATTAAACGTGGGTTGTGCGATTAATGAGTTACAAAAACAAATTGAAGGATTGGGTGAAAATCTTGAATAA
- a CDS encoding alpha/beta hydrolase, which produces MINTKDVKFNARHFKLAGRLFFPENFDENTQHPALVVSHPTSADMNQTSSIYASKLAENGFLALAFDAAYQGQSEGEPRYIEDPANRTEDIMYAIDYLVTLPYVDAERIGAMGICAGGGYTINAAKVDKRIKAVAGVAAASSGQAYREAFGPDDKLIETLEQMGRQRTIEARGGEPMITPWIPSNAEEVKAAGITDIDVIEAVDYYRTSRGADQFSPNKVRYTSLPLMLGYDPTLLIEKLLTQPLTLIVGDKPGSFGSYRLGYEVYNRAGSKEKELTVLPGISHYDLYDQPKAVNPAVEKLTEFFNKYL; this is translated from the coding sequence ATGATTAATACTAAAGATGTAAAATTTAATGCCCGTCATTTTAAATTAGCTGGCCGTTTATTTTTCCCAGAAAATTTTGATGAGAATACTCAACATCCAGCGCTAGTTGTATCACACCCAACAAGTGCGGATATGAATCAAACTTCAAGTATTTACGCTAGTAAGTTAGCTGAAAATGGATTTCTTGCATTAGCCTTTGACGCTGCTTATCAAGGACAAAGTGAAGGAGAACCACGTTATATCGAAGATCCAGCTAATCGAACTGAGGATATCATGTACGCGATTGACTATCTAGTAACATTGCCATACGTTGATGCCGAAAGAATTGGCGCAATGGGAATTTGTGCGGGTGGTGGTTATACTATAAACGCTGCTAAGGTAGATAAACGGATTAAAGCGGTTGCTGGGGTTGCTGCGGCTTCATCCGGACAGGCTTATCGCGAGGCTTTTGGACCAGACGATAAGTTAATTGAAACTTTGGAACAAATGGGACGTCAGAGAACTATTGAGGCTCGCGGCGGTGAACCAATGATTACTCCCTGGATTCCAAGTAATGCTGAAGAAGTTAAAGCAGCTGGAATTACTGATATCGATGTTATTGAAGCTGTCGACTACTACCGAACATCGCGTGGCGCAGATCAATTTTCACCAAATAAAGTTCGTTATACTAGCTTGCCCCTGATGTTAGGCTATGATCCAACTTTACTAATTGAAAAGTTGTTAACTCAACCATTGACATTAATTGTTGGTGATAAACCAGGCAGCTTTGGTTCATATCGTTTAGGTTATGAAGTGTACAATCGAGCTGGCTCTAAGGAAAAAGAATTAACGGTGCTACCAGGTATTTCACACTATGATCTGTATGATCAACCAAAGGCAGTTAATCCAGCCGTCGAAAAATTAACTGAATTCTTTAATAAGTATTTGTAA
- a CDS encoding TetR/AcrR family transcriptional regulator, with protein sequence MDRRSKRTIQNLKDAFAKLLSEKSFDEITVTEITSLADVSRKTFYIHYTDKYELIDELSEQYLKELDTVSHSPKEISSKERLNLWLNYITQNKFIFNQLLTSDNSYSFRNKFLQYLFKGLQRNPKIKNESTELYFLCYGILGVVEGFITNQIKETPAQIAKRVDDLTEGKLEH encoded by the coding sequence ATGGATCGCCGTTCTAAACGAACTATTCAAAATTTAAAAGATGCCTTCGCTAAGCTATTATCGGAAAAAAGCTTTGATGAAATCACGGTCACTGAAATTACCAGCTTAGCCGACGTTTCACGGAAAACTTTTTACATACATTACACAGATAAATATGAATTAATCGATGAATTGTCTGAACAATATTTAAAAGAACTAGATACAGTCAGTCATTCTCCCAAAGAGATATCATCGAAAGAACGCTTAAATCTCTGGCTGAACTACATTACACAAAACAAATTCATCTTTAATCAGCTACTTACAAGCGATAACTCGTATTCATTTCGAAATAAATTTTTACAATATTTATTTAAAGGCCTGCAACGTAACCCTAAAATAAAAAACGAATCTACCGAACTTTACTTCCTGTGCTATGGAATACTAGGCGTGGTTGAGGGTTTTATTACTAATCAAATTAAAGAAACGCCCGCCCAAATTGCTAAGCGGGTGGACGATTTGACTGAGGGTAAATTGGAGCATTAA
- a CDS encoding 2,3-diphosphoglycerate-dependent phosphoglycerate mutase produces the protein MAKLVLIRHGQSQWNLSNQFTGWVDVDLSDEGVKQAQNAGKLIKDAGLEFDYAYTSVLTRAIKTLHYALEGSDQLWIPETKTWRLNERHYGALQGQNKAEAAKKWGDDQVHIWRRSYDVLPPLLDASDEGSAANDRRYANLDPRIIPGGENLKVTLERVIPFWEDEIAPKLLDGKNVIIAAHGNSLRALSKYIENISDEDIINLEMATGEPVVYDFNDKLEVQNKTKLN, from the coding sequence ATGGCAAAATTAGTATTGATTCGTCACGGACAAAGTCAATGGAATTTATCTAACCAATTTACTGGTTGGGTTGATGTTGACCTTAGTGATGAAGGTGTAAAACAAGCACAAAACGCTGGAAAGTTAATCAAAGATGCAGGACTTGAATTTGACTACGCTTATACTTCAGTATTAACTCGTGCTATCAAAACATTGCACTATGCTCTTGAAGGCTCAGACCAACTTTGGATCCCTGAAACAAAGACATGGCGTTTGAACGAACGTCATTATGGTGCGCTTCAAGGCCAAAACAAGGCTGAAGCAGCTAAAAAATGGGGCGATGACCAAGTACATATATGGCGTCGTTCATACGATGTTCTTCCTCCATTGTTGGATGCAAGTGACGAAGGATCAGCAGCTAACGATCGTCGTTACGCAAACTTAGACCCACGCATCATCCCTGGTGGTGAAAATCTTAAGGTTACTTTGGAACGTGTTATTCCATTCTGGGAAGACGAAATCGCTCCTAAGTTACTTGACGGCAAGAACGTTATCATTGCAGCACATGGTAACTCACTTCGTGCTTTGAGCAAGTACATCGAAAACATTTCAGACGAAGATATCATCAACCTTGAAATGGCTACTGGTGAACCAGTTGTTTATGACTTCAACGACAAGCTTGAAGTACAAAATAAGACAAAGCTTAACTAG
- a CDS encoding SAM-dependent methyltransferase, with product MLEKQFYKQFLKRSFNIPIKVNYWDGSSDVYGDGEPEITITFNEIIPVKSITKNASIALGEAYMDKKIEIDGSIQELLTAAYESADSFFHNKKFIHFLPKQGHGEKESLNDIQTHYDLGNDFYQKWLDPTMTYSCAYFESPNDDLETAQMNKVRHILRKLDPQPGKRLLDIGCGWGTLMLTAAKEFNLKVVGVTLSREQYNMVQKRIVDQGLSGVAEVRLEDYRELGDEKFDYITSVGMFEHVGKENLSIYFDNVAKYLKKDGVALIHGITRQQGGANNGWLNKWIFPGGYVPGLVENTEHIINAGLQIDDLEPLRRHYQKTTELWDLNFNKHRSEIAEMFDERFVRMWDLYLQASAASFESGNIDVIQFLLTKGASGRVLPMTRDYIYEK from the coding sequence ATGCTTGAAAAACAATTCTATAAACAATTTTTAAAACGTTCCTTCAATATCCCCATAAAAGTTAACTATTGGGATGGTAGCAGTGACGTGTACGGTGATGGAGAACCTGAAATAACAATAACTTTCAATGAGATTATTCCTGTAAAAAGCATCACTAAAAATGCTTCGATCGCCCTGGGAGAAGCTTACATGGATAAAAAAATCGAAATTGACGGTAGCATTCAGGAGCTACTAACGGCAGCGTATGAAAGTGCTGACAGCTTTTTTCACAACAAAAAGTTTATCCACTTTCTTCCTAAGCAAGGTCATGGTGAAAAAGAAAGTCTTAATGATATTCAAACTCACTATGATTTAGGTAATGATTTTTACCAAAAATGGTTAGATCCGACTATGACATATTCATGCGCTTATTTTGAATCACCTAATGATGATTTAGAAACCGCACAAATGAATAAAGTTCGCCATATTTTGCGTAAATTGGACCCTCAACCTGGCAAGCGCCTTCTGGATATTGGTTGTGGTTGGGGCACCCTCATGCTAACTGCAGCTAAAGAATTCAATTTAAAAGTAGTGGGTGTTACGCTCAGCCGTGAACAATATAACATGGTTCAAAAGCGAATTGTCGATCAAGGACTTAGCGGTGTCGCGGAAGTTCGTCTAGAAGACTATCGTGAATTGGGCGACGAAAAATTTGATTATATTACTAGCGTTGGTATGTTTGAACACGTTGGTAAAGAAAATCTTAGTATTTATTTTGATAATGTCGCTAAGTATCTTAAAAAAGATGGTGTTGCCTTGATTCATGGTATCACTCGTCAGCAAGGTGGTGCTAACAACGGTTGGCTAAACAAGTGGATTTTCCCAGGCGGTTATGTTCCTGGCCTCGTAGAAAACACTGAACACATCATTAATGCTGGTCTCCAAATTGACGATTTAGAACCGCTCCGCCGTCACTATCAAAAAACAACTGAGCTCTGGGACCTAAACTTCAATAAGCATCGTAGTGAAATTGCAGAAATGTTTGATGAACGATTTGTTCGCATGTGGGATCTATATCTTCAAGCTAGTGCTGCTTCCTTTGAGTCAGGAAACATTGATGTTATACAGTTCTTATTGACCAAGGGCGCAAGCGGCCGCGTTCTTCCGATGACTCGTGATTATATATACGAGAAATAG
- a CDS encoding SDR family NAD(P)-dependent oxidoreductase, translating to MSTRIISDFNADSTAEEVANGIDLSGKQVIITGAASGIGTETARVMLLHGAKVTLAVRDIEKGQVVARKLSSETKNKNVYVAELDLNDPNSIVDFVKSWKEPLDILINNAGVMNVPTLKLSPSGYEMQFSTNYLGHFALAYGLHNALARVHGRIVSVSSSAHLHSDIDWNDINFKLREYQPEIAYAQSKTAVNLFTVGVSHFWEKDGITANALMPGGIMTNLQRYVPKIVLEKMGATEKEGTLINTSNGWKTMSQGAATTIFVATSPLLNGVSGRYFENSNEVIANTGNSGSYGVAEYSLNMQSAIKLWRRFEPIVKKWYQRSSSDRKKV from the coding sequence ATGTCAACTCGAATTATAAGTGATTTTAATGCTGATTCCACTGCTGAAGAAGTTGCAAATGGAATTGATCTAAGTGGGAAACAAGTAATTATTACTGGTGCTGCATCTGGAATTGGTACAGAAACTGCGCGAGTTATGTTACTCCATGGTGCCAAAGTTACCTTGGCGGTTCGAGACATAGAAAAAGGGCAAGTCGTGGCCCGAAAGTTAAGCTCAGAAACAAAAAATAAAAACGTATATGTTGCTGAATTAGATTTAAATGATCCAAATAGTATCGTAGATTTTGTTAAAAGTTGGAAAGAACCGCTAGATATTTTAATTAATAATGCAGGCGTTATGAATGTTCCAACTTTGAAACTAAGTCCCAGTGGTTATGAAATGCAATTTTCAACCAATTATTTAGGGCACTTTGCATTGGCATACGGACTGCATAATGCTTTAGCACGTGTGCACGGACGAATTGTTTCAGTCAGTTCTTCGGCTCATCTACACAGCGATATTGATTGGAATGATATCAATTTTAAACTCAGAGAATATCAGCCAGAAATTGCTTACGCCCAATCCAAAACTGCCGTTAATTTATTTACAGTTGGAGTATCTCATTTTTGGGAAAAAGATGGCATTACTGCTAATGCATTGATGCCTGGTGGAATAATGACTAATTTGCAGCGTTATGTGCCTAAAATAGTTTTGGAGAAGATGGGAGCTACTGAAAAAGAGGGTACACTTATTAATACATCAAACGGTTGGAAAACAATGTCACAGGGAGCTGCTACAACAATATTTGTTGCGACATCCCCACTATTAAATGGGGTAAGTGGCCGTTATTTTGAAAATTCCAATGAGGTAATAGCTAATACTGGGAATTCTGGTTCCTATGGTGTGGCTGAATATTCGTTGAATATGCAAAGCGCAATAAAATTATGGCGTAGGTTTGAACCGATTGTAAAAAAGTGGTACCAGCGTAGTAGCAGTGATCGAAAAAAGGTTTAA